In one window of Fictibacillus phosphorivorans DNA:
- a CDS encoding bifunctional metallophosphatase/5'-nucleotidase, which yields MKKTLSALALALGLTPIGAGVHAEESAIQTHKGRYLDVQLLGVNDFHGQIDITRNVAGEPVGRADYLASYLKQRESENPNTLLVHAGDMVGASSPTSALLQDEPTVEIMNQMGFDVGTLGNHEFDEGVDEMMRLINGGTHATTGYFEGADFPYVAANVIDKETKKNILPSYVIKKVKGVNIGFIGVVLSDTPDIVIPSGTAGVEFIDEAEAINKATKALKKKGVKSIVVLAHNPVEQSATGEVSGELVDMANKVDDEVDVMFGAHNHRNVNAVVDNKLIVQAFSYGTAFADVDLKIDRRTKDIVKSKAEVVSVMQKGVTPDSSITKIIKQAEDQVAPIINEVVGKTDQLLSGTGAYNGETELGNVIADSMTEQTGTDFAFMNPGGIRDVINPGEVTWGELFNVQPFGNDLVTMALTGAQIKELFESQWATDREKMLQISGLKATFDLSKAVGDRTVSMVKKDGTPIVAEQEYTVTVNNFMAGGGDGYTVLLEGKNPTVSVTDLEALVNYFKNRDTVSAQIEGRITKINP from the coding sequence ATGAAAAAGACATTATCAGCTTTAGCACTTGCTTTAGGATTAACACCAATTGGCGCAGGCGTACATGCAGAAGAGAGCGCCATCCAAACACATAAGGGTCGTTACTTAGATGTTCAACTGCTTGGAGTAAATGACTTTCATGGACAGATTGATATTACACGTAACGTGGCAGGGGAGCCTGTTGGACGAGCGGATTATCTAGCAAGCTACTTAAAACAAAGAGAAAGTGAGAATCCTAACACGCTTTTGGTACATGCTGGTGATATGGTAGGAGCGAGCTCTCCGACATCTGCATTGCTGCAGGACGAGCCGACAGTAGAGATCATGAATCAAATGGGATTTGATGTAGGAACACTAGGTAATCATGAGTTTGATGAGGGCGTAGATGAGATGATGCGTTTGATCAATGGTGGAACTCATGCTACGACGGGTTATTTTGAAGGCGCAGACTTTCCGTATGTGGCTGCTAATGTGATAGATAAAGAGACGAAGAAAAATATTCTGCCTTCTTATGTGATCAAGAAGGTTAAAGGAGTAAACATCGGCTTCATCGGGGTGGTTTTATCTGATACACCAGATATCGTCATTCCGAGCGGAACAGCAGGTGTTGAGTTTATAGACGAAGCGGAAGCGATCAACAAAGCAACAAAAGCTCTTAAGAAAAAAGGCGTAAAGTCTATCGTTGTTTTAGCACATAACCCTGTTGAGCAATCAGCGACAGGAGAAGTATCTGGTGAGCTCGTGGATATGGCAAACAAAGTAGATGATGAAGTGGATGTAATGTTTGGTGCACACAATCATAGAAACGTAAACGCTGTAGTTGATAACAAATTAATTGTGCAAGCTTTCTCTTACGGAACAGCCTTTGCTGATGTGGATTTAAAAATTGATCGCCGCACGAAGGATATCGTAAAAAGTAAAGCGGAAGTCGTGTCTGTTATGCAAAAAGGTGTAACACCGGACTCTAGCATTACAAAAATTATTAAACAAGCAGAAGACCAAGTAGCTCCGATCATCAATGAAGTCGTTGGTAAAACAGATCAACTTTTATCAGGTACAGGAGCCTATAACGGTGAGACCGAGTTAGGAAATGTGATCGCAGATTCAATGACAGAACAAACAGGTACGGATTTTGCGTTTATGAATCCAGGTGGTATCCGTGATGTGATCAATCCCGGTGAAGTGACATGGGGAGAGCTTTTTAACGTTCAACCGTTTGGCAACGATCTGGTGACGATGGCGCTAACTGGGGCACAGATCAAAGAACTTTTTGAATCTCAATGGGCAACGGACAGAGAGAAGATGCTCCAGATTTCTGGTCTGAAAGCTACATTTGATCTCTCAAAAGCAGTTGGTGACCGAACTGTTTCAATGGTTAAGAAAGACGGAACACCGATTGTAGCAGAACAAGAGTATACGGTTACCGTAAATAATTTTATGGCTGGTGGCGGTGATGGTTATACGGTTTTATTAGAAGGTAAGAATCCAACAGTAAGCGTTACGGACCTAGAAGCGCTCGTGAACTATTTTAAAAACCGTGATACCGTATCCGCACAAATTGAAGGACGAATTACGAAAATCAATCCATAA
- a CDS encoding beta-class carbonic anhydrase: MSVLNEILAFNHQFVENKEYEPFQTTKFPDKGLVIVSCMDTRLTELLPSAMNIKNGDVKVIKSAGAVISHPFGSIMRSILVAIYELKAEEVMVIGHYDCGMSNVNADGLLAKMKDRGIEESTFDTLKYSGLDLKKWVQGFESVEDSVRNSVKLVKNHPLLPEDIKVHGLVIDPATGRLDLVERGE, from the coding sequence ATGTCCGTACTTAACGAAATCTTAGCGTTCAATCACCAATTTGTTGAAAACAAAGAATATGAACCTTTCCAAACTACTAAATTTCCTGATAAAGGACTTGTTATCGTATCTTGTATGGATACGCGCCTGACTGAATTGTTGCCGAGTGCGATGAATATCAAGAACGGTGATGTAAAAGTTATTAAATCGGCTGGAGCGGTTATCTCCCATCCATTCGGTTCGATTATGAGAAGTATCCTTGTGGCCATCTATGAACTAAAAGCTGAAGAAGTGATGGTCATCGGTCACTATGACTGTGGAATGAGCAATGTAAACGCAGATGGACTTCTTGCCAAGATGAAAGACCGTGGCATTGAAGAGTCAACGTTTGACACATTAAAATATTCTGGACTCGATTTAAAGAAATGGGTTCAAGGGTTTGAAAGTGTTGAGGATTCAGTGAGAAACAGTGTGAAGCTTGTAAAAAATCACCCGCTACTTCCTGAAGATATTAAAGTACATGGTCTCGTTATCGATCCTGCTACAGGAAGACTCGACCTTGTAGAACGCGGAGAATAG